A section of the Enterococcus montenegrensis genome encodes:
- a CDS encoding 3-deoxy-7-phosphoheptulonate synthase — protein sequence MFKAISKKINAESVKSLAKLSEAEAGQKKARDLELEKIITGEDQRILLIIGPCSAHEEEAVMEYVHRLAKLQAEVADKVFMVPRIYTNKPRTNGDGYKGLLHQQNPNGESNLIRGIVSVRKLHKRVLTETGLTTADEMLYPENLEFVEDLVSYIAVGARSVEDQQHRFVASGINQPTGLKNPTSGNLTVLFNSLYAAQQKQEFIYNGAEVESSSNPLAHVVLRGGLNEVGKNIPNYHYEDLIEVTNRYEVGNFKNPFVVVDTNHDNSGKQYFEQIRIVKETLENRKYNQKIKKMVRGFMIESFIEDGRQEPDGTVFGQSITDPCLGWEKTEELVRYIAKHAE from the coding sequence ATGTTTAAAGCAATCAGTAAAAAAATTAACGCAGAGTCAGTAAAGTCATTAGCAAAATTATCAGAAGCAGAGGCGGGGCAAAAAAAAGCACGTGATTTAGAATTAGAAAAAATTATTACCGGTGAAGATCAACGTATTTTATTAATCATTGGTCCGTGTTCAGCTCATGAAGAAGAAGCTGTGATGGAATATGTACATCGTTTAGCAAAATTACAAGCAGAAGTCGCTGATAAAGTATTCATGGTACCACGCATTTACACGAATAAGCCGCGAACCAATGGCGATGGCTACAAAGGCCTGTTGCATCAGCAAAATCCCAATGGAGAAAGTAATTTAATTCGCGGGATTGTTTCTGTACGTAAATTACACAAACGTGTTTTAACTGAAACAGGTTTAACGACTGCTGATGAAATGCTTTACCCTGAAAATTTAGAGTTCGTTGAAGACTTGGTAAGTTATATTGCAGTTGGTGCCCGCTCTGTAGAAGATCAGCAACATCGTTTTGTGGCCAGTGGTATCAATCAGCCAACGGGGCTGAAAAATCCTACGAGTGGGAATTTAACCGTTCTATTCAATTCACTATATGCTGCGCAACAAAAACAAGAGTTCATTTATAATGGCGCAGAAGTGGAGTCTTCTTCTAACCCATTAGCCCACGTTGTTTTACGAGGGGGACTAAATGAAGTAGGGAAAAATATTCCCAATTATCACTATGAAGATTTAATCGAAGTTACAAATCGTTATGAAGTTGGAAACTTTAAAAATCCTTTTGTGGTAGTGGACACCAATCATGATAATTCTGGTAAACAGTATTTCGAACAAATTCGAATTGTCAAAGAAACCTTAGAAAACCGCAAGTACAATCAAAAAATTAAAAAAATGGTTCGTGGCTTTATGATTGAAAGTTTCATAGAAGATGGTCGTCAAGAACCAGATGGAACCGTTTTTGGTCAATCGATCACCGATCCTTGTCTCGGCTGGGAAAAAACAGAAGAGTTAGTTCGCTACATTGCAAAACATGCCGAATAA
- a CDS encoding uroporphyrinogen-III synthase produces MKKACILLTRLADLNELDQAFFIAKGYQTQILPLTEISLRKLSANEIAEIKATQWLFFTSQVPVESILKHAQSSVKIAVIGQKTAQAVINAGFTPTFISPKETKEMLLTTWQKAYPKKTRILYPKSQLADNNVEQMLTNYEVQSFIAYDNLFPLRSQKKLEKVLETKKITAVYFTSPSAWRRFIKVYKNYSALPLQFVAIGETTKKAIEKAGYTARLKSDVEKID; encoded by the coding sequence ATGAAAAAAGCGTGCATTTTGCTAACACGTTTAGCTGACTTAAATGAATTGGATCAAGCTTTTTTTATAGCCAAGGGTTATCAGACGCAAATTTTACCTTTAACTGAAATTTCCTTACGAAAATTATCCGCTAACGAAATTGCAGAAATTAAAGCAACCCAGTGGCTTTTTTTTACAAGTCAAGTCCCGGTTGAAAGTATTTTAAAGCATGCCCAATCTAGTGTGAAAATCGCTGTAATTGGACAAAAAACTGCCCAAGCAGTGATAAATGCAGGGTTTACCCCTACTTTTATTAGTCCCAAAGAGACAAAGGAAATGCTGTTAACGACTTGGCAAAAAGCCTACCCTAAAAAAACACGTATTTTATATCCGAAAAGTCAATTGGCAGATAATAATGTGGAACAGATGCTAACAAATTACGAGGTACAGAGTTTTATTGCGTATGACAACCTTTTTCCACTGAGGAGTCAAAAAAAGTTAGAAAAGGTGTTGGAGACAAAAAAAATCACCGCCGTATATTTTACGAGTCCTTCTGCTTGGAGACGTTTTATTAAGGTTTATAAAAATTATTCGGCTTTGCCGTTACAGTTTGTTGCTATTGGCGAAACAACAAAAAAAGCAATTGAAAAAGCCGGGTATACTGCACGATTGAAAAGTGACGTAGAAAAGATTGATTAA
- a CDS encoding nitrite reductase (NAD(P)H) small subunit, translating to MKVLATKKSKLIPRVGRSVTLKDEKIAIFTTSEGKIYALADYCPLTKGPILEGMVAGDYLYEPMRDYKISLIDGRIQEPDEGQIKTFPVMIDEDEVYVEI from the coding sequence ATGAAAGTTTTAGCCACCAAAAAAAGTAAACTCATTCCACGAGTGGGGCGTTCGGTCACCCTTAAGGATGAAAAAATTGCGATTTTTACGACTTCTGAAGGGAAAATTTACGCTTTAGCTGATTACTGTCCCTTAACAAAAGGACCAATTTTAGAAGGCATGGTTGCAGGAGATTACCTCTATGAACCGATGCGGGATTACAAAATCTCCCTTATTGACGGTAGGATTCAAGAACCTGATGAAGGTCAGATCAAGACTTTTCCAGTTATGATTGACGAAGATGAAGTTTACGTTGAAATCTAA
- the nirB gene encoding nitrite reductase large subunit NirB: protein MKERLVVIGNGMAGVRTIEEIISRDPDRYEVTIIGKEAYPNYNRIMLSNVLQNKMTVEEIITNPIAWYTENHIQLINHDEAVGVDTENKIITTNSGQVVPFDKLLFATGSHPFLLPIPGVDKEGVVAFRTIDDTAAMLQAAAKYKKAVVIGGGLLGLEAAKGLYDQGMDVTVVHLAKWLMETQLDEKAGKLLQAELENQGLKFLLEHNTKEILGDTRVEGMRFSDGSEIATDLIVMSIGIRPAVELAQEIGLTVNRGIVVNDYMETNLPDIYAVGECAEHNGICYGLVAPLFEQGKVLADKLTQQADIKPYQGSTTFTSLKVSGADLYSAGNVVNTEGLESIEAFDSSSKKYKKIFLKDGKIAGIVLYGDTEDGSRYYNMMKKGQSLDELQTIAVLQAIGEGAGTGDDVLSWDEDETVCGCNGVSKGDILRSIREKGLTSVAEVGKVTKAGTSCGKCKPQVQTLLEAELGDSVTAATGICGCTDLNRDQVVTQIYAKHLLSTKEVFEILGWKNKEGCPKCRPAVNFYLNVAWPKEHEDERESRVVNERMHANIQKDGTFSVIPRMRGGQTTPQQLLKLAQVAEKYNVPLVKVTGSQRIGLYGVKKVDLPKIWEELDMVAAQAYGKVFRSVKTCVGKSFCRFGTQDTMGLGVKLEETFEYLDTPHKFKVGVSGCPRSCVESAVKDFGIIGVENGFQVMIGGNGGTELVEAKMLGTFETEAEVIELCGAMLQYYRETGVYGERTAPWVERMGFDNVKTVLLDTKKRVELWTALRESLEAKGQRDPWGPITKDVDLREKMYTIEKPEKVEVS, encoded by the coding sequence ATGAAAGAACGTTTAGTCGTAATCGGAAACGGAATGGCGGGAGTTCGAACGATTGAAGAAATTATCAGTCGTGATCCAGATCGCTATGAAGTAACTATTATTGGTAAAGAAGCTTATCCAAATTACAATCGCATTATGTTATCCAATGTTTTGCAAAATAAAATGACAGTGGAAGAAATTATTACTAATCCAATTGCTTGGTATACAGAAAACCACATTCAATTAATTAATCATGATGAAGCTGTCGGAGTCGATACTGAAAACAAAATTATTACTACCAATTCTGGACAAGTCGTTCCTTTTGACAAACTGCTTTTTGCAACCGGCTCACATCCATTTCTCTTACCGATTCCTGGTGTTGATAAAGAAGGTGTGGTCGCTTTTCGTACGATTGATGATACAGCAGCGATGTTACAAGCTGCTGCAAAATATAAAAAAGCAGTCGTAATCGGTGGTGGATTATTAGGTTTAGAAGCAGCCAAAGGGTTATATGACCAAGGAATGGACGTTACCGTCGTTCACTTAGCAAAGTGGTTAATGGAAACTCAACTAGATGAAAAAGCAGGCAAGTTATTACAAGCTGAGCTTGAAAATCAAGGATTGAAATTTTTGTTAGAACACAATACTAAAGAAATTCTAGGGGATACACGAGTAGAAGGGATGCGCTTTAGTGATGGTAGTGAGATTGCAACCGACTTAATTGTTATGTCGATTGGAATTCGTCCGGCAGTAGAGTTGGCACAAGAAATCGGCTTGACGGTTAATCGTGGAATTGTGGTAAATGACTATATGGAAACCAATTTACCAGATATTTACGCAGTCGGGGAGTGCGCTGAACATAATGGTATTTGTTATGGTCTGGTGGCACCTTTATTTGAACAGGGCAAAGTTTTAGCAGATAAATTAACACAACAAGCCGATATTAAGCCTTATCAAGGTTCAACGACGTTTACTTCGTTGAAAGTTTCGGGGGCAGATCTTTATTCTGCGGGCAATGTTGTAAATACAGAAGGTCTAGAAAGTATTGAAGCTTTTGATAGTAGCAGTAAAAAATACAAGAAGATTTTCTTAAAAGACGGAAAAATTGCCGGTATCGTTTTGTACGGCGACACAGAAGACGGCAGTCGCTATTACAACATGATGAAAAAAGGACAATCTTTAGATGAGTTACAAACAATCGCAGTTTTACAAGCGATTGGCGAAGGTGCTGGCACAGGCGATGATGTTTTATCATGGGATGAGGATGAAACGGTTTGTGGCTGTAATGGTGTTTCAAAAGGCGATATTCTCCGTTCAATCCGGGAAAAAGGATTAACCAGTGTCGCTGAAGTTGGGAAAGTTACAAAAGCGGGAACTTCATGTGGTAAATGTAAACCGCAAGTACAAACTTTGTTAGAAGCTGAACTGGGCGATAGTGTTACAGCGGCAACAGGAATCTGTGGTTGTACAGATTTAAATCGAGATCAAGTGGTAACACAAATTTATGCTAAACATTTGTTGAGTACCAAAGAAGTATTTGAAATCCTCGGCTGGAAAAATAAAGAGGGCTGTCCTAAATGTCGTCCGGCGGTCAATTTCTATTTAAATGTAGCATGGCCAAAAGAGCATGAGGATGAACGTGAATCGCGGGTTGTAAACGAACGAATGCATGCCAATATTCAAAAAGATGGGACTTTTTCGGTTATTCCCCGGATGCGTGGTGGTCAAACAACACCGCAACAATTATTAAAATTGGCACAAGTAGCGGAAAAATACAATGTCCCATTGGTCAAAGTCACCGGTTCTCAGCGCATCGGCCTTTACGGTGTGAAAAAAGTTGACCTGCCAAAAATATGGGAAGAATTAGATATGGTTGCAGCCCAAGCGTATGGCAAAGTATTCCGCTCTGTTAAAACTTGTGTGGGGAAAAGCTTCTGTCGTTTTGGTACCCAAGATACAATGGGCTTAGGGGTAAAATTGGAAGAGACATTTGAGTATTTGGATACGCCCCACAAATTTAAAGTCGGTGTTTCGGGTTGTCCACGCAGCTGTGTCGAATCGGCGGTAAAAGACTTTGGGATTATCGGTGTGGAAAATGGCTTTCAAGTAATGATTGGCGGCAACGGCGGAACAGAACTTGTTGAAGCCAAAATGTTAGGGACTTTTGAAACAGAAGCTGAAGTCATTGAACTCTGTGGTGCAATGTTGCAATATTATCGTGAAACAGGCGTTTACGGTGAACGGACAGCGCCTTGGGTTGAACGGATGGGCTTTGATAATGTGAAGACCGTCTTATTGGATACGAAAAAAAGAGTAGAGCTATGGACAGCATTACGTGAATCATTAGAGGCAAAAGGTCAGCGGGATCCGTGGGGACCAATTACAAAAGATGTTGATTTACGAGAAAAAATGTATACGATTGAAAAACCGGAAAAAGTGGAGGTTTCGTAA
- a CDS encoding precorrin-2 dehydrogenase/sirohydrochlorin ferrochelatase family protein, translating into MLPIMLDVVTMKILVVGAGKIATRKIQKLVAAGNSPTVIAPVASDYVQKAAVAKKITWHKRIYQIGDTADFQMIFICTNDDRVNHEITREILPTQLVNDTTNKANSNFFNLASFTYHDFEIALSSKGKSPSQTKELKEKLQQILRNEDSLNS; encoded by the coding sequence ATGTTACCCATCATGCTTGATGTTGTCACTATGAAAATTTTAGTTGTCGGGGCAGGGAAGATTGCTACTAGAAAAATTCAAAAACTAGTGGCAGCCGGAAATAGTCCGACGGTAATTGCACCTGTTGCCAGCGATTATGTGCAAAAAGCAGCAGTGGCAAAAAAGATAACGTGGCACAAGCGAATCTACCAAATAGGGGACACTGCTGATTTTCAAATGATTTTCATTTGTACCAATGATGATAGGGTGAATCATGAAATCACAAGAGAGATTTTACCAACACAACTTGTGAATGATACGACAAATAAAGCCAACAGTAATTTTTTTAATTTGGCGAGTTTTACGTATCATGATTTTGAAATTGCACTTTCTTCTAAGGGGAAAAGCCCAAGTCAAACAAAAGAATTAAAAGAAAAATTGCAGCAAATCTTAAGAAATGAAGACAGTCTCAATAGCTGA
- a CDS encoding Cof-type HAD-IIB family hydrolase, producing MTQFKIAFFDIDGTLADNELPHEMGILQRIPASAKEALRQLKQNGIEPVIASGRNHLMLREFAAELGVESLVASNGTQVLYKGAELVLHPIDQQTLKATMAEFDRQKIRYIIETPERFLATSMEVATEDAAAKYIEYVKDIQELPQDVIQLIVRMEDRNYIQVENNLLIAEKVAPVVMDVHLAQVSKATGVHEILEKLNIQPEEALAFGDEENDLAMFDAVGYPVAMGNACQALKAKAKFVTKRVGDDGIWHACEMLGLVK from the coding sequence ATGACACAATTTAAAATTGCATTTTTTGATATTGATGGAACATTAGCTGACAACGAATTGCCCCATGAGATGGGAATTTTGCAAAGAATTCCAGCATCAGCTAAAGAAGCATTACGGCAACTAAAGCAAAATGGGATTGAGCCTGTCATTGCGTCAGGTCGAAATCATTTGATGCTGCGGGAATTTGCAGCAGAGTTGGGGGTAGAAAGTTTAGTTGCTTCTAATGGTACACAGGTTTTGTATAAAGGAGCAGAGCTAGTGCTTCATCCAATCGATCAGCAAACATTGAAAGCGACGATGGCGGAATTTGATCGGCAGAAAATTCGTTACATTATTGAAACACCGGAACGTTTTTTAGCAACAAGTATGGAAGTTGCGACAGAAGATGCTGCTGCAAAATATATTGAATATGTTAAAGATATTCAAGAATTACCGCAAGATGTTATTCAGTTAATTGTCCGCATGGAAGATCGTAACTATATCCAAGTGGAAAATAATTTACTGATAGCTGAAAAAGTGGCACCAGTCGTAATGGATGTTCACTTAGCTCAAGTTTCAAAGGCAACGGGTGTACATGAAATATTGGAAAAATTAAACATTCAACCAGAAGAAGCTTTAGCTTTTGGTGATGAGGAAAATGATTTGGCGATGTTTGATGCTGTCGGTTATCCGGTCGCGATGGGCAATGCCTGCCAAGCGCTAAAAGCAAAAGCGAAGTTTGTAACCAAAAGAGTCGGAGATGACGGGATTTGGCATGCATGTGAGATGTTAGGGCTAGTTAAATAA
- a CDS encoding AEC family transporter translates to MVFFQSIQSVISIILMIALGYILKRQGWFDENFGKNISGLITKVALPASIFVSVLKYLTKDSLISLSGSLLFPLLGVVIGYLIAYLLVKIMKIRPGRRGIFMNAVVNANTIFIGLPLNIALFGEKALPYFLVYYVTNTVSTWAFGVFLISNDDPTKEKGSSKAKLNWKKLLPPPLLGFIVALIFLIFSIPVPNFINATLGYIGGIVTPLSLLYIGIVLYDAGLKSIRFDRDTVVALIGRFVLSPIILIGLISLGSSMFGIHLVSLLKQTLVVQSATPMLAVLPILAADAHGDVKYATNLVTTSTILFVVVVPILMTIVQYI, encoded by the coding sequence GTGGTTTTCTTCCAATCTATTCAAAGTGTCATTAGCATTATTTTGATGATTGCTTTGGGCTATATTTTGAAAAGACAAGGTTGGTTTGACGAGAATTTTGGCAAAAATATTTCAGGACTAATTACAAAAGTAGCCCTGCCTGCTTCAATTTTTGTCTCGGTTTTAAAGTATTTAACTAAAGACAGTTTGATTTCTTTGTCAGGGAGTTTATTATTTCCCCTCTTAGGAGTTGTAATTGGCTATCTTATCGCGTATCTGTTAGTTAAAATTATGAAGATCCGTCCGGGACGACGAGGGATTTTTATGAATGCAGTGGTAAATGCCAACACGATATTTATTGGCTTACCATTAAACATCGCCCTTTTTGGGGAAAAAGCTTTGCCTTACTTTTTGGTTTATTATGTTACCAATACGGTGTCGACTTGGGCCTTTGGTGTGTTCTTAATTTCCAATGATGATCCAACGAAGGAAAAAGGTAGTAGTAAAGCAAAATTGAATTGGAAAAAGTTACTGCCACCACCTTTATTGGGCTTTATTGTGGCATTAATCTTTTTGATCTTTAGCATTCCAGTACCAAATTTTATAAATGCAACGCTTGGTTACATTGGAGGTATCGTGACACCATTGTCGCTACTTTATATTGGGATTGTCTTATATGATGCTGGATTAAAAAGTATCCGCTTTGACCGCGATACCGTGGTTGCTTTAATTGGTCGCTTTGTTTTGTCACCGATTATTTTAATTGGATTAATCAGTTTGGGGTCTTCTATGTTTGGCATTCACTTGGTCAGCTTGCTGAAACAAACACTAGTCGTTCAATCGGCAACACCAATGTTAGCGGTCTTGCCAATTTTGGCAGCAGATGCCCATGGAGATGTTAAATACGCCACAAATCTAGTCACTACCAGTACCATCTTATTTGTTGTCGTTGTCCCAATTTTAATGACAATTGTGCAATATATCTAG
- a CDS encoding malolactic enzyme → MKGMEILNNPFLNKGTAFTKVEREKLGLTGMLPSRIQTLEEQAVQTYAQYLSKPSDLEKRIFLMNIFNTNRTLFYKLMGQHIVEFMPIVYDPTVADSIEQYNELFVEPQDAAFLSIDAPEDIEASLKNAAAGRDIRLIVVTDAEGILGMGDWGVNGVDIAIGKLMVYTAAAGIDPSQVLPVSLDAGTNNEKLLNDPLYLGNKHQRIYGEKYMDFVDKFVQAATKLFPELLLHWEDFGRSNAATILEKYQDKITTFNDDIQGTGIVVLAGVLGAMNISQEKLSDQIFLTFGAGTAGVGIANQLLDELMRAGLSEEQARARFYLVDKQGLLFEDTADLTNGQKAFARKRSEFSTDLDLTNLENVVKAIHPTVMIGTSTQPGAFTESIVKEMAAHTKRPVIFPLSNPTKLAEATAADLIKWTDGKALIGTGIPAKDVEYNGVTYQIGQANNALMYPGLGLGIIASTASRVNGEMLSQASHALGGIVDTTQPGAPVLPLVAKLAAFSEKIAEVVGQSVLDQKLNKEEISDIKTAVKATKWIPEY, encoded by the coding sequence ATGAAAGGTATGGAAATTTTAAACAATCCATTTTTAAACAAAGGAACAGCTTTTACTAAAGTTGAACGTGAAAAATTAGGTTTAACTGGGATGCTGCCAAGTCGTATTCAAACGCTAGAAGAGCAAGCAGTTCAAACCTATGCACAATATTTAAGTAAACCTAGTGATTTGGAAAAACGGATTTTTCTAATGAACATTTTTAATACGAACCGCACATTGTTTTACAAATTGATGGGACAACATATCGTGGAATTTATGCCAATTGTTTACGATCCAACGGTGGCAGATTCAATTGAACAATACAATGAATTATTCGTTGAACCTCAAGATGCAGCTTTTTTATCGATTGATGCACCAGAAGATATCGAAGCAAGTTTAAAAAATGCAGCTGCAGGCCGCGATATTCGCTTAATCGTTGTAACGGATGCAGAAGGTATTTTGGGCATGGGAGATTGGGGTGTCAATGGTGTGGATATCGCCATTGGTAAATTAATGGTTTACACCGCCGCTGCAGGAATTGATCCAAGCCAAGTATTACCTGTTTCGTTAGATGCGGGAACAAATAATGAAAAATTGTTAAACGATCCTTTGTATCTTGGCAATAAACACCAACGGATTTATGGTGAAAAATATATGGATTTTGTTGATAAATTTGTTCAGGCCGCTACAAAATTATTTCCAGAACTATTGTTACACTGGGAAGATTTTGGCCGTAGCAATGCTGCCACAATTTTAGAAAAATACCAAGATAAAATCACAACCTTTAACGATGATATTCAAGGTACTGGTATTGTGGTTTTGGCAGGTGTTTTAGGAGCAATGAATATTTCCCAAGAAAAATTAAGCGATCAAATTTTTCTAACCTTTGGTGCTGGTACGGCCGGTGTTGGAATTGCCAACCAATTGTTAGATGAGCTAATGCGGGCAGGTTTAAGTGAAGAACAAGCGCGTGCCCGTTTTTATTTGGTGGATAAACAAGGTCTATTATTTGAAGATACAGCTGATTTAACCAATGGACAAAAAGCTTTTGCCCGTAAACGGAGTGAATTTTCTACTGATTTGGATTTAACCAATTTAGAAAATGTGGTGAAGGCTATTCACCCTACGGTCATGATTGGAACTTCCACACAACCAGGTGCTTTTACCGAAAGTATTGTGAAAGAAATGGCTGCTCACACCAAACGTCCAGTTATTTTTCCATTATCAAATCCAACAAAATTAGCTGAAGCAACTGCAGCAGACTTGATTAAATGGACGGATGGGAAAGCCTTGATTGGAACTGGTATTCCAGCAAAAGACGTGGAATATAATGGTGTTACTTATCAAATTGGTCAAGCCAACAATGCACTAATGTATCCAGGTCTTGGTTTGGGGATCATCGCCTCTACCGCCAGTCGTGTAAATGGAGAAATGTTATCCCAAGCAAGTCATGCTTTAGGCGGAATCGTAGATACGACACAACCTGGCGCACCTGTTTTACCACTAGTAGCAAAATTAGCAGCATTTTCTGAAAAAATCGCCGAAGTAGTTGGTCAAAGTGTTTTAGATCAAAAACTAAATAAAGAAGAAATCAGCGACATTAAAACTGCTGTTAAAGCAACAAAATGGATTCCTGAATATTAA
- a CDS encoding LysR family transcriptional regulator produces the protein MNIRDLEYFQRLALEKNYSKVADFYHVSQPTITYAVKRLETELNVSLVNRNQAHKNITLTPAGRQFLLHANSILRELRIAKQEMTHFTAKKLPLGLPPIIGNYYFPKLSPKLLQADILPHLIIQREGSENLLRQIKLGRLDVGLIGSLDAIHEDSLNTEILTKKKFKIVAAPTHPLATKKTVAFADLGDEKFLLLSEQYVHHHAFARLSQSGNTDPKIIYQSDDLDILKGMIKSGMGIGFLAELAVSPDDNLVTIDLSDLTQPQFLISLIHRNSSIVTPIMEELLALIRQVVTEDENKKVQKD, from the coding sequence ATGAATATTCGTGACTTAGAATACTTTCAACGCCTAGCTTTAGAAAAAAATTATTCTAAAGTAGCCGACTTTTACCACGTTAGCCAACCAACGATTACTTATGCCGTTAAACGCTTAGAAACTGAGCTAAATGTCAGTTTGGTCAATCGTAATCAGGCTCACAAAAATATCACCTTGACCCCAGCCGGTCGCCAATTTTTATTACATGCAAATAGTATTTTGCGGGAGTTGCGAATTGCCAAACAAGAGATGACACATTTCACGGCAAAAAAATTGCCTTTGGGATTGCCACCGATTATCGGCAATTATTATTTTCCAAAATTATCTCCGAAACTTTTACAAGCAGATATCCTTCCCCATCTCATTATTCAACGAGAAGGTTCTGAAAACTTATTGCGCCAAATCAAATTAGGCCGTCTGGATGTTGGCTTAATCGGCTCTTTAGATGCCATTCATGAAGATTCTTTAAATACCGAAATCTTAACTAAGAAAAAATTCAAGATTGTGGCTGCACCAACACACCCCCTAGCTACAAAAAAAACAGTAGCTTTCGCTGACTTAGGGGACGAAAAATTTTTATTACTAAGTGAACAATATGTACACCACCATGCCTTTGCTCGCTTAAGCCAAAGTGGCAATACAGATCCAAAAATTATTTATCAAAGTGATGATTTGGATATCTTAAAAGGTATGATTAAGTCTGGTATGGGAATCGGCTTTTTAGCTGAACTTGCCGTTAGTCCTGATGATAACTTAGTAACGATTGACTTATCGGATTTAACACAGCCGCAATTTCTGATTTCTCTCATCCATCGCAACAGCAGTATCGTAACACCAATTATGGAGGAATTATTGGCATTAATTCGACAAGTTGTCACTGAAGATGAAAATAAAAAAGTTCAAAAAGACTAA
- a CDS encoding flavodoxin domain-containing protein: MKTAIVYTTKQGTTKQVATQLAAKIPDAVALPLKGTDFNELKMYQTIIIGSPVTAGMISKEMKTFMTTYQEELKQYRLGLFLCGLQPEKATEVFEQNFPAELLQHATIKTFVGGIYDPKQCPFFSRLIIKKVAGLTNYTNLLKHEKIDELAKIFS, translated from the coding sequence ATGAAGACTGCAATTGTTTACACGACAAAACAGGGGACGACAAAACAAGTTGCCACTCAACTTGCTGCAAAGATTCCTGATGCTGTTGCACTCCCTTTAAAAGGAACTGATTTCAATGAATTGAAAATGTATCAGACAATCATTATCGGCTCGCCTGTAACTGCCGGCATGATTAGTAAAGAAATGAAAACTTTTATGACAACCTATCAAGAAGAATTGAAACAATATAGACTGGGATTATTTCTTTGTGGGCTACAGCCAGAAAAGGCGACAGAAGTTTTTGAGCAAAATTTTCCTGCAGAATTATTACAACACGCCACTATAAAAACATTTGTGGGTGGTATTTATGATCCGAAACAATGTCCTTTTTTTAGTAGACTTATTATAAAAAAGGTAGCGGGATTAACCAATTACACTAATCTGCTTAAGCATGAAAAAATTGACGAATTAGCTAAGATATTTAGTTAA